The Festucalex cinctus isolate MCC-2025b chromosome 6, RoL_Fcin_1.0, whole genome shotgun sequence genomic sequence gccacctgttggccggttgtgtaataactaccatttcttcaaccgttctttgcagttgagaggctgcatgaaagccttctgtatgctttagcataaaatatatatatatatatatatataaaatacgtataaatacgtctttgggacatgttAATTTGCCATaacatagaacgtatttatacgtttttcgcAGCAAGTTAAAGGGATAAtttactcatttagccatttatggcagtcaaacatgaatattttgcctagaataaatttgacatttacattatttttcatgttgactgaaaatgacatcacaaaggctcaggtaaccaatcacagctcagcttgtgaacatcacatgaccaaatttagacaacagctgagctgtgattggctacctgagcccttgtgatgtcattttcagtcgacagcaagttgcaaaatgtgtttttaaatctactaattgtacgtgaagaataatgaaagtatcaaattaattgaagacaaaatatgaactttttattgctataatgggctaaataaggaCGCTAAATGACCTTAAACGTTTGTCCACACAAACGTGTCTTCgatatttccccccaaaaacgcGTACCGATCCTGAAGATGAGGTCGTCCTCGATGGGGTTGTCTTTCCGCCGCCCGCTGCTGTACATGCTGGCGGGCCTCTTGATGGCCCTCTGCTTGACGTgcccgctgccgccgccgccgccgccgccgccgcttgcCGGCGACTTGAGCCTCTTCTTGACGCCGTCGGTCGCGTCGGCCGACTTGCCGGCCTTGGTCCTGAAGGGGCTGCCTTTGATGTGCTGGTCGTAGAGGCGCAGCGACAGCGTGAAGGTGCCCTCCTTGGGGGCGGTGAACAGGTACTCGTAGGTGCCGTTCTTGTTGTCCAGGATCTCGCCGTCGCCTTTGCTGCCGTCGGCCGCCGACATCTCCGCCGTCAGGGCGGCGTTGCCCGTCTTGCAAAGCTGGCCGTCTTTgtccttgggggggggggggggggggggggggggaggtggCGTTCGTTAGGACacgcaactcaactcaactttatttataaaacactttaaaacaagcattgatgtatacaaagtgctgcacatgaaGATGATAATGTTTTCCTGCATGTAATCAATCTTTAATTCCATGCAAATGTTACTTAATTCTGTTGAGAGATATACTTAACgcatttgctgccaaaaacgtatgaatacgttctatttgaaatgttttaagtgtcccaaagacggatttattattattatttttttataatgctagagcatacagaaggctttgatgcagcctcaactgcaaagaacagttgaagaaatgaAGGAAtcatagttattacacaaacgcccagcaggtggcagcagagaagcTCAAATACAATTGTAATTAGGTTTGTGAATaacaatgaaacttagctatattctaatgttaattgctgcaaaacagaaacagatagaaatatacttttttttcctgatgaaagaagagactaatctttcttttggtaggttctggTTTTTGGTAGAAATTAATATTGAGCagtgtaatttattttaattggagTGAGTGCAAATACGtgcgagaattttttttttttaactcatttgcgcccaaaaacatataaatacgttctattttaaatattaccgtgtcccaaagacgtatatatacacgtttttgttttgttttgtttttttgtttatactagagcatacagaagatcTTAAGATCTAATCTGAAATGACGAGagtggttgaagcaatggtagtgattacaaaaacggccagcaggtggcagcagagtataagagctcaaccagggccatgttgcaacaagctcttttccccagtgttttaaacaggtttgtgaataatgacaaaacttagctatattctaatagaaatatggctgcatcttttagtcattaatacagtaatttcataattcataaaattttgttaaaattaactcttttgctcccaaaagtgtataaacacgttctactGTCATTTTTGCtatggtcccaaagacgtatctatatgtttttttatttttttattttttgcagcttctgacctgaagagatcgcttaaagcaatggtagttattacaaaaaaaatggccagtaggtggcagcaaagtataagagatcaaccaaggctatgctgcaacaagctcttttccccagcgttttaaacaggtttgtgaataatgatgaaacttaactatattctaatgctaatcgctgcaaaacggaaatggatagaaatatacttttttttttcctggtgaaagaagagactctaatctttcttttggtatgttccgtgtttttatagcaatagaacacaatattctgtgggcctttcaaaatcagtcggGGGTTGATTCagcgaaaatggctgccagtgaatgagttgagtAAATATTACAAGATAGATTTTTACGGTGTAGAGCACATTTGAGACGCCAAAGAAATGTTGAGGACCGAATTGACGCGTTCACCTTGGTGGTGACGGTGACGGACGTGGGCACCCCTGCCACGCAGTGCCGCAAGCCCTCGCCGGTGGCCACCGTCTGGGACGCCACGGCGTTGGTGGTCACCACGCTGCCCAGGTTGTGGATGGACTTCTTGACGCCCTCCGTCTCCAGGCGCAAGTCCAGCTGGTGGTTCTCGCCGGGGCGCAGGGGCAGCTGCTGCGCCGCCAGCTCCGACAGGCGCTCGCTCATCTGCTTCTTGACCAGCAGCACCTCGGCCTCGCCGCCGTGGCTCAGCGCCTGCTCGGTGAAGTCGCAGCTGCTGCGGATGCCGTCCTGGCCCTGCAGCAGGCTGTCCAGCTGAGCCTGCAGCACCTGCGCGTTGTGAAAGCAAATCATCAAAGACCATTTAGGGCCTTCACTAACCATGCATTTTCATAGGACTCAAATACTAttttgagtcttcaatgaaccaaaGACGagctttgtaaacatcaaagacaactcAGTCTTCAAGTTTGGTGAAACTAAGTCAGTttgaaacatcaaagacaattttgagtcttcaatCAACCAAAGACgagtttttgtaaacatcaaagacgaCTGATCGTGCACTTTTTCTTAATAAACCAAAAGATgagtttttgtaaacatcaaagacaactgAGTCTCCACTGCACTTTTTCTTAAACGTCAAAGACAAGTTTGTTGACTAGAAAGTTTCAAAATGTAGGACGACTAAGTCAGTTTTAAACATCAaagaaagttttgagttttcaatGATAAAGGATGAGTTTTTGTAAGACATCAAAAACAAGTGTCCACTGAACATAGCGCATAGTTTTCTTAATTTTCTTAAACATCAAAGATAAGGACAattgagtcttcaatgaacttaGCGTACTTTCTTCTTGAAGACAATCAAAGAAAAATCAATGAACCTAGCATTTATAGACAATCAAAAACACGGGCAACTGAGGCTTCAATGAACCTAGCGTACGTTTTCATAATCAAAGACACTTTTGCAGTCAATAAACATGGCATATAGGCTTACGTctgtttgtaaacatcaaagacaatttagagGCTTGAGTTACCATAACGTCTTTTTCATAAAACTCAATacaattttgagtcttcaatGAGGCCAAGTTTGAGTCTTTGTAAACAACAAAGCCAATTTAGTCCTGAACCTAGCATACATGTTTTTTCATCAACAATTTTGTTGTCAACTAGCATGGCATATTAATAAACGTGACAACTATGTCTCTGTAAACATCAAAGAGAAATTTTCAAAGCACCAAAGTAACAAATCGTGTGCGTAAAAGTCAATTTAGTCTGCAATGACCCAACGTGATGTTTTCATAAGCATCAAAGACTTTCAAGAGTCTTCAGTGGCCCTCACAAACagcaaacatcaaagacacgtGATTCCGTTAATCTAAAGTACGTGTTTTGAGGCAGCTCAAAGATAATTTGGTGTACAGCAAACCAACATACATTTTTagccaggtttaaaaaaaaatctgtgaccCTGACTAACTCGATTTTggtcatcaaagacaatttctAGTCTCTATtcatatagatatagatatttttaaaacatcaaagaccctaaatcttttttttttttttttttttcatgctggaAACAACTTTGTGTAAAAATCAAAAGACAATTTCGTCTCCAATCAACCAAAGGTACGTTTCAGGAACACCAAAGAcaaccagcagggggcagcattGCTCCGTAGCGGCGTATTGGTTACATCAGCAAGCCGGGCCgggacacaaacaaaacacagtcaccCCTCTTTTGCAAGCCAGACCTGCTGTTTAGTtctattgaggaaaaaaaaaaaacagtctgcaAACGGCTATCAAAGACCGCAAAGAGGATCATAAAAACAGAATCCCTGCACACGTTCTTGCCGTTTTTGAAAGTACCAAAGCAAACTCACGTGAATCAGCCCGTCACACTCATCTTCTGTTTCACCACCCGAGGCCATTGTGCATTTATCTCATGCGCTCAAAATCCATGACAGGGTCTTTGACCCCCACAACGACACCCTGGAACTCCTTGAAAGTCCACAGATGCAGTGTGACACACCCTGCGAGTGCAACCCAGTATGTACACTGGCTCCATCTATCTACCAGCAGACGGGACGGAACGCAAGCAAACTCCACCCACCAAGTCTGGCTCACAGCCACCCtttgctccgcctcctcctcctcctccctgcaGGCTACAGTTGGCGAGAGGGTCAATGGTGAGTCAATCAGCATGTGATCAAGCTGCCAGGGGACAGCAAGCCAACCAGATGATTGCTTTTTTGGATGAGGGAGAGCAAGTTCAGCACTCTGCAGGCCTCTTGAGTGCTGTCAAATTTAGCAGCCGTTTTTAAATTTCGTCTCAGTTTTaggtccagtttcaatcacgcgtATTAATCACAGGTTGTCAacttcatcccgtttttatttaggggtgttaaaaaaaaatcgattcggcaatatatggcgatattctcgaatcgattcaataggcggccgaattgatttttaaacatctattttgaaggaaaaatattcaccaaaaggTCCAAAAAGTATGAAAGAAtgtttatattaatggaacattaagccttaatattttatttcaatgctgttcaagcatgaaacaaattacaacctgtataagactcacgtttcagatcaataaataatactttttcatacaaatcttacactgtacaagtttactgattcgtattttctaaatttgaatgttaaaaaaaatcgcaacaaaatTACCAAAGGCTAAAAcgaaggattttatttttattttttttaaaaagcatttttgtttttattttattttgctaaagaaatagtttttgaattttagttttttaattaactaaaataaccttggtcacatggcaagattttacaaaaatccTAAAATTTTCAATCTcgttttttgttcatgaactaaaatgtccacagattttggtccagtttttattaagtgaagtgcgttttcgtctcatcttcattTGTCGACGAAAATACATACAGATTTAgatttgaaaatgtgtgttgtgttgcatatttttcttcctatttttttatttttttttgcaaatcaaaGTCATTGAGgagcaattttcttttttttttgcacgttgACTTTATTGAGCCAGTCATGCTTTCAAAACACATGAAAATTGCCTCTGATGTTTCCACCAGGACGATCTCTCACCTTCTGCTTGAGGCCAAAGTTGACCTCCAGCTCCATGAGCAGGACGCTCTTGCGCACGTTGAGCGTCTTCTGCAGCTCGTCGAAGGCGGCGTGGACGTCGTCCTCGATGGCGCTCTTGCGAGCGGTCAGCCGCTGCAGGATCTCCGACAGCGTCAGCAGGGCGCCGTCGATCTCCGGCAAcctggcggggggggggggggtaaacggGACGGAAAGCGGTAAGCGTCGCAGATTTTGGATGagacgttttgcagcaattagcattagagtacAGCTAAATTTTCATCATTGTTCATGTATTGAAGTTttgatcattattcacaaacctgctgaaaacactggggaaaagagcttgttgcaacatggttgatctcttatactctgctgccacctgctggccattttttgtaataactaccattgctttaagcgacctcttcaggtcgttgcatcaaagccttctgtatgctctagcattaaaaaaaacaaaaaacaaacaaacatataaatacgtctttgggaccataGCAAAAATGACagtagaacgtgtttatacacGTTTGGGAGCAAAAGAgttaattttaacaaaatgttatgaattatgaaatgactgtattaatgactaaaagatgcagccatatttctattagaatatagctaagttttgtcattattcacaaacttgtttaaaacactggggaaaagagcttgttgcaacatggccctggttgagctcttatactctgctgccacctgctggccgtttttgtaatcactaccattgcttcaatcatTCTCGTCATTTCAGATCAGATCTTCAgatcttctgtatgctctagtataaaccaaaaaaacaaaaacgtgtatatacgtctttgggacacgtgtaatatttaaaatagaacgtgtttatacgtttttgggagcaaattaattaagttaattctaactaaatattatgaattatgaaattactgtatcaatgacgaaaagatgcagccatatttctattagttgaacatttttccccatttttgttAACAAGAGCTTGCAAacttaccaaaaaaaatgtacagatataaaatttgcgatgaattgtgagttaactcttgaagtcatgcgattaattacgattaaaaatttgaatcgcCTGACACTTTGCACCATTTAACCACCCtagaattcttttttttccccacaatccCCGGCGCACCTCCTCTTGACGGCGTCCATCTGCTCCTGCAACGAGGCCTTGTGCTGCTCCACCACGTCTTTAAGCGGCACGGTGGCGTGCTCGCCGTGCTCGCCGCTCGTGCACTCTTGACACATGGCCGTCTCGCACGGCCGACAGTAGAACTCCATCACCTGAGTCGCCAGGaaatcaaaaaaaatacaaataaaaaaaatcacaaattgttGCCATTTGGCATCATTCCCCAGAAAAACGGCGCTTACGTTGCCTCCGTGGTTGGGGCAGGAGAGCAGCTGCacggccgccaccgccgccatgtCGTCGAGGACGGCCGCCGCCTCCACCCGCCGGCGGCCCGCCGGCGAGCGCTGCAGGACGTCCATCAGGTTGGTGATGAAGAAGTTGTTCTGCAGCGCCGCCACGCCCTTCTCGGGCAGGATGGACGTCTGGCGGCACACGGGGCACGACAGCGTCAGGCTGTGCGCCGGGATGTAGTTTTGGAGGCACCTGCGGGGGGCGGCGGCGAGACGCAGACGTACACGGGTCGGACATCGAAAAGTGTTTGGTTGACAAATGCATTTTGAGTCCTTATTGGACTGAATGTAACGTACGTTTTTGCAAAGTCTTCGGCACACCAAATGGATGTTTTGTACGCATtaatgttaatttcgtcaacgaacaccaaacaaaaaataattttgtcaacgcacactaaaactagactaaactagactaaaaccctaacAATAACtaaggactaaatcagtatgcattttcgtcgactaatgaagacaagacaaaaatgtacttcacttaataaaaactgggctAAAATCTATGAACTTCTAATTCATtaacaaaaacgagacaaaaattctattatgttgaaaaaaaaaaaaaaaaagccaacggctataacgttccaacaactagactaagtgcaatttctggagaaattgcgtgggaatgctgaaagcacattgagagataaattatgaaattataacagaagtatcagacacctggtaatgatgataagttatatatatggaagtgggcgtggaaagtgatacttagaaaaagatcaatgactgtcccattgaaaatgaatggggaaaagttgatattaaatgttaaattgtgcaaatgctgtcagtaatgtggaatcagacgatatatatacaccgtgaggtgtgaattttttaagctagttcaaatttgaccaatgtaaattggaagtattatgtgggagttgcgtgtcaaaaaagtgtggagaatataaatcacaataacatatgtgggaatgcttcagaatTCCCACAATTATATTAATCTGACAGCTAACTAATGCTTGCAAACtaactagcttgtagcatggagccatagtagccaattgttgatatactgtaattgtgaagtgtgaagttgtttttcctatcaaaaagattagagaacatttcatgtgaaatagttttagatcagaaatgttcaatataatctgctgacaaaaagttctcaatgcagctttttttttatttttatttttttattttttttaatcgagttGTGCGCTAAATTGtgcgctccatgcagccgctTTGAAATAAAAGATTTGAGTTGAGAGTCACACAGGGTCGCTTTTGTCCCCAAAACAAAAGGTCGGCGGAGACGCTGGTGCCAACCGCAGCGACTGTCATGTCATCACACAGCTAATAAAAAGGCTCACGTGTTGActtacatttttctttcattgtattcaatattttgaatttttttttttattttatttttttttaagttggtatattgtatttttctttatatttaattttaatgtttaattaaaaatttgagCTGtccaattattacattttttaattaaatttttattttattttaagttttaattCTTAGGATttggattaatcacgattaattgcttaaaacgcttttttttttaaatcaacattttttgcccgccaaatttaaagagcacctgttgcgttaatttttttcaacatttaatgttattaggacgtcttcaaaatgttttatccactgcacaactttgacagcactattatAAATATTCAGTGTAATTTTATTTCTTCTTGTCCCCTATTTTCTTCACAATCACttcacagtggatataaaaagtctacacacccttgtttTAATGTCAGGGTTTTATGGTCTAAAGAAATTAGACCAAGATAACACAATTAAAATCCCCACACCTCCACCATTAAATCAAAATATGTAGAGTGAATTATGAGCAGTTCCACAAAACCTTAAAATAAGTctaaatgtgattggttaattctgaacacagttatgacagggtgtgcacacttgtgcaaccacattatccaTGTTTATTGCTACGTTTTatcacaatcttttttttttttttaattattattaaattgagTTGTACcggttataggtcacattaatggtacAAGAAGTTTCGTGTCATTTTCCTTTCAAGCGTAATGCTAaccgttagcatgtcaatgtCCTTTTCTattatgctttagcattaagctagcgagGACGTTCAGGGCAAAGCTGCTTGTTTGTATTGAAAGGTTTCCTAACCCACAACTATCAAAGCTAagcatgctaactgttagcatgtaTAGTAAATGTTCTCTATTGTAATTAGCATCACGCTAGCGAGGACGTTAAGGGCAAAGCTGCTTCGTTGTTTTAAAAGGTTTCCTAAATCACAACTATCaaagctaactgttagcatgtaCATTAAATGTTGTTTTCTATTGTAAGCTAGCATGAAGCTAATTGTGATAAACCAGGAAGTGGACTCACCTCTCGCAGAACGTGTGCAGGCAGGGCAGCACTTTGGGGTTGTGGTATCGCTCCAGGCAGATGCCGCAGATCAAGAACTGCTTGTCGATTTGGCGCACCACCGGGCTGGGAATGCTGCCGGCGTCAGCGGCCATCCTAAACGCGGGACTGGGTAGAGGCCGCCCCGACGCCGCCTCTTATGAGCCCTGCCAGACAGACCAACTCCATCAATGATGACCTCCCCCAAGGCGCgagtggattatttttttgcgGAGGTGCGACGTCGGTCATGATCCCGTCACGGTCGTGACTCGGACAAAAGAAGCATCAATCAACACATGCGGTTTCACTCACCGATTAGATTAGTAAGATGAAGCACTCGCAGTCGCATACAGTAATGTTGGCGCAGGATGACTCATGTAGTTGAGTTAATGTTATGTAGTTAGAACAGCCATTCTGAAACTTTTTACGCCACCAAGACAATGTTGGCGCACCCCTGCTCCTCGAGCACCGCACACCCCAGCCCATCAGCAATGTTGATTTTACATCCCAAACATTGTTATccaaacttaaaaataaaaaataaaaatcatttatcAAAACTTAGCGGATAATAATCTGTTCACCCCATTTAACACCGAGCCAGACCGGGTGCACCAAATCCCCAATCCACCAcccaaaaaatcaaaacaaacctaATTTAGCATGCCGCTATGGTTGATTTTACGTCGTAAAAACAGTgttttccaaactttttaaGCAGTGCACCCCCATTGCCTCACAAACCAAGTTGGCGCACCCCCCTCCCTGACAGACACCTCCACAAATCCAAACAAAGCCCGTTTAGATTATATCTAAATTGAGTTTACATTATAGGACATCATTTGTCAAAACTTAATCATCTGTTCATCCCACTTAAAACCAAGCCAGAGCTGGTGCACCAAATCCCCTGCACCAGATCTCCCCAACCCACCacccaaaaatcaaaacaatcctAATTTAGCGTGCTGCAATAGTTGATTTTAAGTTGCAAAACGGTGCTTTCCAAACTTTTTAAGCAGCGCAACGCCATCAAATCACGAACAAAGTTGTCGCACCCCTATCCCTGGCACCCGCACACCCCCTTCAACACAAATTTGGCACactactaaaaaacaaacaaacaaacaaaaaaacattctatttacattttattttatttacatactaTTTAATTTTATGTTACAGAACATCATTTGTGAAAATTTAATAATGTGTTCACCCCATTTAACAGCCAGAACTGGCGCACCAAATCCCCTGCACCAAACCTCCCCAATTCGCCaccacaaaatcaaaacaaacctaATTTAGCGTGCCGCTGTAGTCAATTTTGCATTGTAAAACTgttttccaaactttttaaGCAGCGCACCCTCATCGACACACAAAGTTGGCGCACCCCTATCCCCAGACactcaccccccccaaaaaacaaacaaagcccATTTAGCTTATATTTAAATTGAGCTTACGTTGTAGGACAATTTTTTGCGGAATCTTAGGAAGCAGTGCACCCCTCTTCAAAAAGTTGGTGCACCCCATTCCAGGGATGCGCCAAAATAGAAATTGAAAGTAACAAAAATACCAACAAACTCGACAATAAAACCATAACCAAACCTCATTTAGCGTTGAGCTGTGTTGCCTTTACGTCGCACAACAGCCATTCCCAAACGTTCCAATCCGCGCACCCCCCCCCCGTCCGAGTCCGCGCACCCCCACCCAATCCTGGCGAGCAGCTGCCATCCCCGCTGCGAGGTTGCT encodes the following:
- the trim2a gene encoding tripartite motif-containing protein 2 isoform X1, with translation MAADAGSIPSPVVRQIDKQFLICGICLERYHNPKVLPCLHTFCERCLQNYIPAHSLTLSCPVCRQTSILPEKGVAALQNNFFITNLMDVLQRSPAGRRRVEAAAVLDDMAAVAAVQLLSCPNHGGNVSAVFLGNDAKWQQFVIFFICIFFDFLATQVMEFYCRPCETAMCQECTSGEHGEHATVPLKDVVEQHKASLQEQMDAVKRRLPEIDGALLTLSEILQRLTARKSAIEDDVHAAFDELQKTLNVRKSVLLMELEVNFGLKQKVLQAQLDSLLQGQDGIRSSCDFTEQALSHGGEAEVLLVKKQMSERLSELAAQQLPLRPGENHQLDLRLETEGVKKSIHNLGSVVTTNAVASQTVATGEGLRHCVAGVPTSVTVTTKDKDGQLCKTGNAALTAEMSAADGSKGDGEILDNKNGTYEYLFTAPKEGTFTLSLRLYDQHIKGSPFRTKAGKSADATDGVKKRLKSPASGGGGGGGGSGHVKQRAIKRPASMYSSGRRKDNPIEDDLIFRIGTKGRNKGEFTNLQGVSTCAGKVLIADSNNQCVQVFSNEGVFRSRFGVRGRTPGQMQRPTGVAVHPSGDIIIADYDNKWVSIFSSDGKFKNKLGSGKLMGPKGVSVDRNGHVIVVDNKACCVFIFQLNGKMVTKFGNRGNGDKQFAGPHFAAVNNNNEIIVTDFHNHSVKVFNTEGEFLLKFGSNGEGNGQFNAPTGVAVDANGNIIVADWGNSRIQVFDGSGSFLSYINTSADPLYGPQGLALTSDGHVVVADSGNHCFKVYRYLQ
- the trim2a gene encoding tripartite motif-containing protein 2 isoform X2; this encodes MAADAGSIPSPVVRQIDKQFLICGICLERYHNPKVLPCLHTFCERCLQNYIPAHSLTLSCPVCRQTSILPEKGVAALQNNFFITNLMDVLQRSPAGRRRVEAAAVLDDMAAVAAVQLLSCPNHGGNVMEFYCRPCETAMCQECTSGEHGEHATVPLKDVVEQHKASLQEQMDAVKRRLPEIDGALLTLSEILQRLTARKSAIEDDVHAAFDELQKTLNVRKSVLLMELEVNFGLKQKVLQAQLDSLLQGQDGIRSSCDFTEQALSHGGEAEVLLVKKQMSERLSELAAQQLPLRPGENHQLDLRLETEGVKKSIHNLGSVVTTNAVASQTVATGEGLRHCVAGVPTSVTVTTKDKDGQLCKTGNAALTAEMSAADGSKGDGEILDNKNGTYEYLFTAPKEGTFTLSLRLYDQHIKGSPFRTKAGKSADATDGVKKRLKSPASGGGGGGGGSGHVKQRAIKRPASMYSSGRRKDNPIEDDLIFRIGTKGRNKGEFTNLQGVSTCAGKVLIADSNNQCVQVFSNEGVFRSRFGVRGRTPGQMQRPTGVAVHPSGDIIIADYDNKWVSIFSSDGKFKNKLGSGKLMGPKGVSVDRNGHVIVVDNKACCVFIFQLNGKMVTKFGNRGNGDKQFAGPHFAAVNNNNEIIVTDFHNHSVKVFNTEGEFLLKFGSNGEGNGQFNAPTGVAVDANGNIIVADWGNSRIQVFDGSGSFLSYINTSADPLYGPQGLALTSDGHVVVADSGNHCFKVYRYLQ